The Streptomyces sp. NBC_00510 genomic interval GGGCGTCAGTATGCGGCGGGGCACTGACACAGCCCCTTGCGCACATGTGATGGTCAGCTGCCGGCGGGGACAGAGGGTGCCGTTGCGCGTCGACGGTACCTGAAATGGTTGACGGTCCCCGCGCTGGCCTTGCCCAGAAGCACCACGGTCGCCAGAGCCAGGACGAGGATGGCCGCGTTGACCCATCCCGGAACCAGGTCGTATGAGGCGTTGCATTTGTTGTGCAGGGGAAAGACCTGGGCGAACTCCTGGAAGTGTGCTGCTCTGTAGTCGGGATCGTAACGCTCGCCCGCGACGAGTTCGCAGGTCTCCCGTACGTCCATGCCACCGGAGAACGTCCCGTAGACCCAGGTGACGAACATGGCGGCGGATGTCCCCGCCGACAGCAACAGGCTTCCCAAGGACTTCACTTGGTGGATCCCCCCTCCTTCGCGGACAGAGAAGAGGCTACCGCCCGCCCTGCACGGACCCGACGCCGGTCACCGGAAAGACGGAATTCACGGCGGCCCGAATGCGGGAAACCCGTCAGGGGTATTGATGGCGCGTATCCGGGGCCGATGCCGATGTGGCTGAAATGCGCCCGATATTGAGGCAACTTTTCGGGGTGTGACCTGCGCCACATCGGTGGAGAAGGATGGTGCGGGTAAAGAAATAGTGGCTGGACGGCCTTTTCCCTCCAGGGGTTTGATTCGGTCGCGAATCAATGATTAGTGTCGTGACTCGAACCTCTGACCGGTCGGTCATCCATTCGGGATGGCGGCGGAGGTTCCCGCCGATTCTCAAGTGCCGTACGCGTGCGCCAGGCGGCCGGAGGAAGAAGGAGCTCGCGCCAGTGGCGTCCCACCGTCGTCCCAAGCAGGCCGGTCGCACACGTGTCACCGTGCTCACCGCGACCGCCGCCGCAGCCGTCGCCCTGTCCGCGCAGGCAGCCCAGGCCGCGCCGGCCAAGCCGTCCGTCAAGAGCGTCAAGGCCAAGGTCGACGGTCTCTACGAGCAGGCCGAGCAGGCGACCGAGAAGTTCAACGGCGCCAAGGAGAAGCAGCAGAAGCTGCAGAAGCAGGTCGAGGACCTGCAGGACGAGGTGGCCCGCGAGCAGTCGGAGCTCAACGACCTCCAGGACGACCTCGGCACCCTGGCCAGCGCCCAGTACCGCAGCGGCGGCATCGACCCGACGCTCCAGCTCTTCCTCTCCGCCGACCCGGACACCTACCTCGACAAGGCGTCCACCCTCGACCAGCTGAGCACCAAGCAGGCCGAGGCGCTCCAGCAGATCGCGGAGAAGAAGCGCACCCTCAACCAGCAGAAGGCGGAGGCCGCGAGCAAGCTCAACGAGCTCGACGAGACCCGCACCGAGCTGGGCAAGAAGAAGAAGGAAGTCCAGGCGAAGCTCGCCGAGGCGCAGAAGCTCCTCAACTCGCTGACCGCCTCACAGCGCGCTTCCCTCGCCGCCGCCGACGCCCGCGCCAACCGCTCCAACGAGCGCGTCGACCTGGGCAACGACACCCCGGCCTCCTCCCTCGCCGCCGCCGCCCTCGCCGCGGCCAAGACCAAGCTCAACCTGCCGTACGTCTACGGCGCGTCCGGTCCCAATGCCTTCGACTGCTCCGGCCTCACCTCCTGGGCCTACGCCCAGGCCGGCGCACACATACCGCGGCCTTCCCAGTTGCAGGCCAACGCGGGCACCCGTCTGTCGATGAGCCAACTCGCGCCCGGCGACCTCGTCCTCTTCTACGGCGACCTGCATCACGTGGGCCTCTACGCGGGCAACGGCATGGTCCTGCACGCGCCGCGCACCGGCACGCTCGTGCGCTACGAGTCCATCAACAACATGCCGTTCCAGTTCGGCGTCCGCATCTGAGCGCCTTGTGCCCTGCGCCGAGCGCTGAGGGCACGGGCCGGGAAATCAGTCGCGTCCCGTGAAGTGAGCCGTTAGCTTCGCCTGGGCGCAGTGACGAAACGCGACCGCGGAGGGAGCCGGACACATGCCGACAGAGGGCGCGCGGACCGACCGGCTGGGCTTGCTGCTCGACCAGTTCGACCACGCCCGGGAGATGGCCCAGGTGCGGCTCGCGGGGCTCGGCGACGAGGAGTACCTGTGGGAGCCCGTGCCCGGTTGCTGGTCGATCCGGCGCCGGGGTGAGGCGACGACACCCAGGGCGTTCGGTCCGGGGGAGTGGGTGCTGGACCTGGGCGCCCCGGACATCCCGGCGAGCGAGTACGCGGAGGTGGCCCGGCAGGCCGCAGGAGGCATGACCGTCGACAAGATCGCCGAGGACTGGAGCGTGAGCGTCGAACGGGTCGAGCAGGTCCTGGCCCACACCGGCCCGCCGGAGCCCGACCGGACACCGGTCACGACCATCGCGTGGCGCCTGGGGCACATGCACTTCTGCTTCGCGGGCGGATGGGAGTGGACCTTCGGCCAACGGCGGCACGAGCCCAAGCTGCTCGTGGACTTCACGCCCTCCGCGGCCGTGGCACTCCAGCGGTTCTGGGCGGTGATCGACCGCTGGCGCGAGAGCGTCGCCACCGTCACCGACGAGCAGCTCGACACGATCGGCTTCTCGCAGTACCCGTACGGCTCCGACCCCGACGAGCCGTTCGTCGGCGTGCTGGCGGGCGGCAACCTGGAACTCATCCACCACATGGCCGAGATCGCCCTGCTCCGCGACCTGTGGCGGGCCAAGGGTGCCTCCGGGACCCTTACCAGTTGATCTTCGCCGTCAGGAAGGGCTCGTTCTCCGGGGCCTCCTTGCGGGCCCGCAACACCTGCTCGGCAGGCGCGCCGACCGGCACGCGCAGCGCAGGCGCGGGCTGTTCGATCGTGTCGGCCACCGCGGCGGCCACGTCCTCGGGGGTGATGAGCTCACCTCGGAGGACGGGCAGGGCCGCGTAGAGCGGGGCATAGGGATCGTCCTCCTTAAGGAAGACCTTGGCGCGCTCCCCGCCCCCCCGAGGAGACGGCGCCGGTCTGCACGACGCTCACCTTGATGCCGAAGTGACCCGTCTCGATGGCGAGCGTCTCGGCGAGCGCCTCCAGCGCCCACTTGCTGGCGCCGTAGGGGCCGATCATCGGCAGCACCAGGCGCCCCTGGATGCTGGAGACGAACACGAGACGACCCGCCCCCTTTTCGCGCATGGCGGGCAGCACCGCCTGCGCCACCCGCAGCGCTCCGAGGGTGTTGAGCCGGAAGAGCCGCTCGACCTCCGAGAGCGGCACGCTCTCCAGGGGCGCGCGTACCGTCTCCCCGGCGTTGCTGATCAGGACGTCGACCTCGCCGGCGTCCTGGACGGCCTGGTCGACGCTCTCCTGATCGGTGACGTCGAGCCGCAGGCGCCGGTCGGCGGGGAGGTCGGCCAGCGTCTCCGGGCGGCGTGCGGTGGCGATCACGCGATGGCCCCGAGCCGCCTGCTCGACGGCGATGGCCCGCCCGATGCCTTTGGACGCGCCGGTGATGAGTACGGACGACATGATCGACCTCTTCATTGCAGTGGGCGATGCGCCACGGACGGCCGGGCGGCCCGCGCGGCACCGGTGGGTCAGGGGTGGCCGACGCGCACGAGGAGCTTGCCCGTGTTCGTGCCGTCGAAGAGCTTCTGGAGGGCTGCCGGGGCCGCGGTAAGCCCTTCGACCACATGCTCGCGGCTGCGCAGCTCGCCCCGGCCTACTCCCCGAACGGAACCAAGCGCCTCATCCGCCATGACCTCGACGGGGGTCTCCTCGACCCCGATGGACGCTGCCAGGAATGCGGTGCGGCCGTCCCGGTCCCGGAAGTCCGCATGGAACCCGGACCGGGCTTCCAGCCTCAGGGGACCGACGACGATCCCGTCTCCAGTGCGATCAACACCCCGCGGCGGCTGCTCGAGCCCATCGTGACGGCGCGCACCCCGGCGCGGGGGCGGGGCCGCGAATAGCGCACGTGGCGTGCCGTGAGCGACCGGTTGGCGGCGATCACGACACGGCCGGCGCCCAACTCACCTGCGGGCAGTACCCGTTGCCGCTGCGCGCGGCCCCGCAGCGTTGCGGGTCACTCGGCGCGCCGGCGTGCCGCACGGCGCACGCTGTGGCGTTCGGCGGGCGGCTGCTCGGCGCGGATGTCGGCGAGGAGCGCGGTGATGGCGGTCATGATGTCCTCCGTGGCGTCCTTCAGAACGCCCGGCGTGAGCTCCTTGCCGTGGTGGCGGCTGAGGTCGACCGGGGGTCCCGCCACGACGTGCACGGTCTGGCGGGGTACCAGCCACACCCGGCGGTTGCCGCGTCCCCCGCGCGCGTAAGGCGGTGCGATCCGGTGCGCGCCCCACTGGGCGACCGGGATGACGGGCGCGCCGGTCGTCAGCGCGATGCGTGCCGCACCGGTCTTGGCGGCCATCGGCCACAGGTGCGGGTCGCGCGTGACGGTGCCCTCCGGGTAGACCGCGACGCACTCGCCCTCGTTGACGGCGGCGATCGCGTCACGGAGCGCCAGCGCGGCGTCGGCGGTTCCACGGTGGACGGGGATCTGGCCGGTCTTGCGCAGCACCGTGCCGACGAAAGGGATGGTGAAGAGGGATGCCTTGGCGAGAAGCCGGGGCGGCCGACCGCTGTTGTACTGGAAGTGCCCGTAGGTGAGCGGGTCGAAGTACGAGATGTGGTTGACGGCGGTGATGAAACCGCCCTCGGCGGGTATGTGCTCGTGCCCGCGCCACCGGCGCCTGACGAGGACGAACAGCACGGGTTTCGCGATGCCCGCGGCCAGCCGGTACCAGAAGCCGTAGGGGCTGTGTGATCTGCCGGACACCCCGGTTCCTCCCTCACATGCGCGGCGCTGACCGGCCGCTCGTTCCTGTCGTTCCCCGGTGCGTGGCAGACCGGTGGCGTGTCAGGCGTCCTCGTCGGCTCACCGTTCGCCGGGAGCGCCCTGCACGTCCGACAATTTACTTGATTAGGCAAGAGCCTAATGGGTGTGTGGTGCAACGATCAACTTGCCTCCCGGCCGTCGCCCCCGCCCCCGGCCTGCCGCCCCCTGGATTGCGGCGTCAGCCGCCCGGAAGGCCGACGGCGTCCGGTGTGCGGCCGGCGAGCCAGACGGCGATCCGCTCCTTGAACTCGCGGATGACGTACGGGCTGTCGTCAAGCACGATCCACTCCAGGTGCCGCAGGACGTTCTCCGAGCGGTCCGGGTGGCGCACCGTGAGCACGTCGACGCCGACCTCGCCCGTCGAGGCACAGAGGTACACGCTGCCGTCGAGCGCCATCATGGCGAAGCCGGGGTGGCCCGCGTGGACACCGAGGAACGCCGATGCCGCGCCCCGTCCCATGATGTCCCAGCGCTCCAGGAGCCGGACCCGCGACCAGACCGCCGGCGCGACGTGGCTGCCGTTGTGCAGGTTCCACAGGGCGGCCTGGTGCGTTCGGGCGCCCTGCGGAAGCTGGACGAGGAATTCGCGGCGATGGTCGAAAAGTCCTGAGGCGACGGCGAGGTCGTACCAGTCCTCGTTGAGCCGCTCGACGAGACGTGGGGTGTCGTACGGGTGGGAGAAGCTGCCGTCCACGTCCTCGGTCGCGTACCCGTGGACGAACGGCATCGTGCCGTCCGGCACGGCGTTCGGGATCACCTCGAGGCCGGCCCGCCGCAGCGGCCGGTACACCTTGCGGTCGCGCTCCCGGATGCCCATCGGCGCCTGTTCTACCAGGCCCGCGGCGCTCCGTCCCCCGACTTACCGGAGCCGACGGGCGGAGGCGGCCGGCCGGGCGGCCGTGTGCAGCCTGGCCCGTCGCCTCCGCCCGATGTCCCCGCCGACGACTCGGGCCGCTATCCGGGCAAGCGGGCAGGGCGCCTTCGGCGCGCGACGCGAAGGGTGCGGCCGGGACGCGGGAGGCGGGGCCGGCGACGAATGATGCGCACCTGTCCACAGCAGGACCGCGTTTTCGGTGTCACGGCCCACCCGTGTGGTGACATGCAGGTATGGCCTTTCTCGGTGTCGACGTCGGCACATCCAGCAGCAAGGGCGTCCTGGTCGACGCATCGGGCACGGTGATCGCGACCGCCGTTCGCACGCACACCGTCTCCCGCCCGAGACCAGGACACGTCGAGATGGACCCCGAGGTGTGGTGGCGGGAGTTCTGCGGCATCACCCGCGACCTCCTGTCCGGCGGTACGCGCGTGGAGGCGGTCGGCGTCAGCGGCATGGGCCCCTGCGTCGCTCTGGCCGACGCCGCGAACCGGCCGCTGCGTCCGGCCGTCCTGTACGGCGTGGACACGCGGGCCGTCGCGCAGATCGCCCGGCTCGACGCCGAACTCGGCCGCCGCGCCGTCCTCGACCGCTGCGGCAGCGTGCTGTCCACACAGGCGGTGGGGCCGAAGGTGGCCTGGGTGGCCGAGCACGAGCCCGAGGTGTTCGGCGCCGCACGGCGGCTGTTCATGCCGGCCTCCTTCCTCGCCCATCGGCTCACCGGCGCCTACGTGCTCGACCACCACTCGGCAAGCCAGTCGGTCCCCTTCTACGACACCCGGGCGCAGGAGTGGTACCGCCCCTGGGTGGACGCGGTGTGGCCGCACGCGGAACTGCCCGAGCTTCGCTGGCCCGGTGACCAGGCCGGCACGGTGACGGCCGGGGCGGCAGCGGCAACCGGGCTCCCGCCGGGCACACCCGTCCTCACCGGAACGATCGACGCCTGGGCCGAGGCCGTCAGCGTCGACGCGACCC includes:
- a CDS encoding 1-acyl-sn-glycerol-3-phosphate acyltransferase; this encodes MSGRSHSPYGFWYRLAAGIAKPVLFVLVRRRWRGHEHIPAEGGFITAVNHISYFDPLTYGHFQYNSGRPPRLLAKASLFTIPFVGTVLRKTGQIPVHRGTADAALALRDAIAAVNEGECVAVYPEGTVTRDPHLWPMAAKTGAARIALTTGAPVIPVAQWGAHRIAPPYARGGRGNRRVWLVPRQTVHVVAGPPVDLSRHHGKELTPGVLKDATEDIMTAITALLADIRAEQPPAERHSVRRAARRRAE
- a CDS encoding SDR family NAD(P)-dependent oxidoreductase; this translates as MSSVLITGASKGIGRAIAVEQAARGHRVIATARRPETLADLPADRRLRLDVTDQESVDQAVQDAGEVDVLISNAGETVRAPLESVPLSEVERLFRLNTLGALRVAQAVLPAMREKGAGRLVFVSSIQGRLVLPMIGPYGASKWALEALAETLAIETGHFGIKVSVVQTGAVSSGGRGARQGLP
- a CDS encoding DinB family protein produces the protein MPTEGARTDRLGLLLDQFDHAREMAQVRLAGLGDEEYLWEPVPGCWSIRRRGEATTPRAFGPGEWVLDLGAPDIPASEYAEVARQAAGGMTVDKIAEDWSVSVERVEQVLAHTGPPEPDRTPVTTIAWRLGHMHFCFAGGWEWTFGQRRHEPKLLVDFTPSAAVALQRFWAVIDRWRESVATVTDEQLDTIGFSQYPYGSDPDEPFVGVLAGGNLELIHHMAEIALLRDLWRAKGASGTLTS
- a CDS encoding NlpC/P60 family protein produces the protein MASHRRPKQAGRTRVTVLTATAAAAVALSAQAAQAAPAKPSVKSVKAKVDGLYEQAEQATEKFNGAKEKQQKLQKQVEDLQDEVAREQSELNDLQDDLGTLASAQYRSGGIDPTLQLFLSADPDTYLDKASTLDQLSTKQAEALQQIAEKKRTLNQQKAEAASKLNELDETRTELGKKKKEVQAKLAEAQKLLNSLTASQRASLAAADARANRSNERVDLGNDTPASSLAAAALAAAKTKLNLPYVYGASGPNAFDCSGLTSWAYAQAGAHIPRPSQLQANAGTRLSMSQLAPGDLVLFYGDLHHVGLYAGNGMVLHAPRTGTLVRYESINNMPFQFGVRI